GATTCCTATCACCAGCTCCAATTAAGACTATACTAATGTATAGTCTTTTTTATACTATAAATATATTAATAATTTAATATATTATAAAATCAATTTAGATTAGAATTAAATATTTAAAGATACTTTTGGATACTTAGAAATAATTATTTTAGAGATGATTCCATTAACAGAAACAAGAGGATAAATACCAATCGTAATTGCAATGGACTTGAATCCAATAGGTGTATATATAGCAAATGTAATAGGGTGTACTGAGACCCAAAAGTTGGACTTTATGCTGGAATGAGTTTTAATTCTAGTATTTTTAATTTTATATAAATTTAGATTCATATTCAATTCTATAATTAACTGGACTACGCCAATTTAATTTTTCTTTAATATATTTATTATTGTAATAATAAATATATTCTTCAATAGCTAACTTTAGTTCTTCAAAACTTCTATATGTCTTACCATAATACATTTCTTGTTTAATTACTCCAAAAAAATTTTCTATATGTGAATTATCAAGGCATGTACCTTTTCGGAATATACTTTGAGATATTTTATTATTTTTAAGTATCTTACTATATTTCTTCATTTGATATGCCCAACCTTGATCTGAGTAAAAAGTTCTCCTAAAGTTGAAATCATTTGTAATCTTTATATCTTTATTTAAAGCTTCGTTTATAGATTTGAAATTAGGTCTTTGTGTTTTTCTTTTTAATTCATCTTAGCCTAATGAATTATATGCATTAACCCATGTTTTAACTTGAGTTTCACTATCAATACCATATTGCTTTGCTATTGAACCAAGTCCACCTTCTTCATCTAAATAAGATTTAACAACTTTCATTTTAAAGTTAAAATCATATTTAGTCATAAAAAACACCCCAATCGTTAGATTTTGGTCCAACTATTGGGGTGCAGTACAGTTTTGATAAAAAACTCTTTAAGCAACCATATGGCACCTGTATTCTACAGGTGTCATATTTTTTAATTTAATCTTATTTAATATAGTTTCAATTCTTGCTGTAACTATATTAAGTAGGGATAAAAAATTAGACAATAATATATAGCAATAAAATAAGTCGAATTTTAGTTATCCGTCTTATTTTATTACTATTTTTGTGTTAATATAATATTATTAACAAAATTATAACTAAATATATTATAAAATGTATAAAAAATATATATAAATAGGAGGAACTAATATGAGGTGTAAAAAAAACATAAGAAACTTAATGCTACTTACAATGCTAATATCACTACCAATATTATCAAAAACATCTATTGTAAATGCAGATAGTATAGAAGATGAATTTTTATCTGTAATAAATAAATATGATTTAAAAGATGTAGTAGTTGAACCTGGAATATATTTAACGAAAGGGGAAACTTTAGATTTATCTCAATATCCTAACTGGGAATTGTCTG
The Tissierellales bacterium genome window above contains:
- a CDS encoding transposase; translated protein: MTKYDFNFKMKVVKSYLDEEGGLGSIAKQYGIDSETQVKTWVNAYNSLG